In one Culex quinquefasciatus strain JHB chromosome 2, VPISU_Cqui_1.0_pri_paternal, whole genome shotgun sequence genomic region, the following are encoded:
- the LOC6042128 gene encoding SET and MYND domain-containing protein 4 gives MQNGWDLMAARIVQTYNLTGVIKQYRGEVDTIRKLDAIPEIRKACRAWLKKLPPVTVNDEEKSHLYRENGNEIFRSRKSPHVALEAYSKAIFMAPGGSPAQAMAHANRAIVLMSLKRFREAYEDCQLALTGGYPEENRLRVLFRLAECALQNRDRDGLDKALDAMGAHAEQQELTSFEMERYKRLQQLAGIIAISEIPADPTEVDVQYPKLEEKSDASHGRFIVSKEGIKKEAPIVQETAVSFVPVYDPRSRSELPPFDCQYCGEINVIPFPCITCGRACYCSVACRKNHSSHRFECAGYGKHLWYLIGIAHLGMRSFLDGFEASTQKLDLSVESTPEGLFKSVLDTAEAEHTEYPYGRVLRLVTNFEQMDVMDMLQYSLTAYMLSVYLSGFTDFFQQLGDLINVMSKENWSIYCGAVIFRHIGQLVCNGHAISELRGSFASENNCLEADSFNIKAGFLHRYFESTRVFTGIFPQISMFNHSCEPNIRNTFNKNTLTVYAAKDIPVGGEIFNCYGPNFKLMCKDERKSALRQQYGFECKCTRCISKNDEAYESFEHYKCPFAKCSKYFMLKENADPFEKDIKCPMCRRIIDCSTFQLIAAGMTSEQESGYEEFDEAMDAYSKCKAVLSEYHETKITLAHMIFLQYLPFSGLDDRCLRRLKKLAHEFIQIREQRFGMMSPEYVVACFYLMDLLVIESKCEGPFKMDAVSVEFVGNFKKAIEIFGTGTRTKVLNYLKTHLG, from the exons ATGCAAAACGGATGGGATTTGATGGCGGCGCGGATCGTCCAGACGTACAACCTGACCGGGGTGATCAAGCAGTACCGGGGCGAGGTCGACACGATCCGGAAGCTGGACGCGATTCCCGAAATCAG AAAAGCGTGCCGTGCCTGGCTGAAAAAGCTACCCCCCGTCACGGTGAACGACGAGGAAAAGTCCCACCTGTACCGGGAGAACGGAAACGAGATCTTTCGCAGCCGCAAGAGCCCCCACGTGGCACTGGAAGCGTACAGTAAGGCCATCTTTATGGCGCCCGGTGGTTCGCCGGCGCAAGCAATGGCCCACGCCAACCGAGCCATCGTGCTGATGAGCTTGAAGCGGTTCCGCGAGGCGTACGAGGACTGCCAGCTGGCCCTGACCGGGGGGTATCCGGAGGAAAACCGGCTGCGCGTCCTGTTCCGGCTGGCAGAGTGTGCGCTCCAGAATCGCGACCGGGACGGGCTGGACAAGGCGCTGGACGCGATGGGGGCACATGCCGAGCAGCAGGAGCTGACCAGCTTCGAGATGGAGCGAT ATAAACGACTACAGCAGCTTGCTGGAATCATTGCAATATCAGAAATTCCCGCTGATCCAACAGAAGTTGATGTTCAATATCCTAAACTGGAAGA aaAATCCGATGCTTCACATGGTCGATTCATAGTATCTAAAGAGGGAATCAAGAAAGAGGCTCCAATCGTGCAGGAAACGGCCGTTTCCTTTGTTCCAGTGTACGATCCGCGAAGCAGATCCGAGCTGCCGCCCTTCGATTGTCAGTACTGCGGTGAAATCAATGTAATCCCGTTTCC CTGTATCACTTGTGGACGAGCATGCTACTGTAGTGTAGCCTGTCGCAAGAATCACTCCTCGCATCGATTCGAATGTGCCGGATATGGGAAGCACTTGTGGTATTTGATTGGTATCGCTCATCTTGGAATGCGAAGCTTCCTGGATGGGTTTGAAGCGAGTACCCAAAAGTTGGATTTGTCGGTTGAAAGTACGCCAGAAGGTTTGTTCAAAAGCGTGCTCGATACGGCAGAAGCTGAACATACGGAATATCCGTATGGGAGGGTTCTACGATTGGTAACTAACTTTGAGCAGATGGATGTGATGGATATGCTGCAGTATTCGTTG ACTGCCTACATGCTCTCGGTATACCTGAGTGGCTTTACCGACTTTTTCCAACAACTTGGCGATCTTATCAACGTAATGTCCAAGGAAAACTGGTCTATCTACTGTGGAGCGGTCATCTTCCGCCATATTGGTCAGTTGGTGTGCAACGGCCATGCAATCAGTGAACTGCGCGGTAGTTTCGCCTCCGAGAACAACTGTCTGGAAGCGGACAGCTTTAACATCAAGGCGGGATTCTTGCACCGGTACTTTGAAAGCACTCGAGTGTTTACCGGTATTTTCCCTCAAATCAGTATGTTCAATCATTCCTGCGAGCCGAACATAAGAAATACGTTCAACAAAAATACTCTTACGGTGTACGCCGCCAAAGATATTCCTGTGGGAGGTGAAATTTTTAACTGCTACGGACCGAACTTTAAGCTGATGTGCAAAGACGAGCGCAAATCTGCACTGCGACAGCAGTATGGATTTGAGTGTAAATGCACGAGATGTATATCGAAAAACGATGAAGCTTAC GAATCCTTCGAGCACTACAAATGTCCCTTTGCAAAGTGTTCCAAGTACTTTATGTTGAAGGAGAACGCGGATCCCTTTGAGAAGGATATCAAGTGTCCGATGTGCAGGCGTATCATCGATTGCTCAACGTTCCAACTGATCGCTGCTGGCATGACCAGCGAGCAAGAAA gtGGCTACGAGGAGTTCGACGAGGCAATGGATGCTTACAGCAAGTGCAAAGCCGTACTCTCCGAGTACCACGAAACCAAGATCACCCTGGCGCACATGATTTTCCTCCAGTATCTGCCGTTTTCCGGGCTGGACGACCGTTGTCTGCGGAGGCTCAAGAAGCTGGCGCACGAGTTTATCCAGATTCGGGAGCAGCGCTTCGGAATGATGAGTCCGGAGTACGTGGTGGCGTGCTTCTATCTGATGGACCTGCTGGTGATTGAGTCCAAGTGTGAGGGACCGTTCAAAATGGACGCCGTATCGGTCGAGTTCGTGGGCAATTTCAAGAAAGCGATTGAAATATTTGGCACTGGAACACGGACCAAGGTGCTGAATTATCTAAAAACGCATCTAGGTTAG
- the LOC6042127 gene encoding MOB kinase activator-like 3 produces the protein MSCMYDAEEVNHFRKIATSQRKIPKIMALNGFLEFFQREKTFRPRKKFAQGTIRYSLHKQAHASLQSGINLRDVVRLPPGENMNDWLAVHVVDFFNRINLIYGTVSEYCNETTCPTMSGGSKYEYLWADGDVFKKPTQLPAPRYVALLMDWVENQINTETLFPVSTDVPFPKSFPSLCKKILARLFRVFVHVYIHHFDRIVSIGAEAHVNTCYKHFYYFIQEFDLMSGKELEPLAVMTAQMCKD, from the exons ATGAGCTGCATGTATGACGCGGAGGAAGTGAACCACTTCAGAAAAATTGCTACCTCGCAGAGAAAAATCCCAAAGATAATGGCGCTCAACGGCTTCCTCGAGTTCTTCCAGCGGGAAAAG ACCTTCCGGCCGCGGAAAAAGTTCGCCCAAGGAACAATCCGCTACTCGCTGCACAAGCAAGCCCACGCAAGTCTGCAGTCGGGAATAAACCTGCGGGACGTGGTCAGGCTGCCGCCCGGGGAAAACATGAACGATTGGCTGGCGGTTCACGTGGTGGACTTTTTCAACCGGATCAATCTGATCTACGGAACCGTATCGGAGTACTGCAACGAAACGACGTGTCCCACCATGAGCGGGGGCTCCAAGTACGAGTACCTCTGGGCCGATGGAGATGTCTTCAAGAAGCCAACCCAACTACCTGCCCCGCGCTACGTCGCACTGCTCATGGACTGGGTGGAGAACCAGATCAACACCGAGACGCTCTTCCCAGTGTCGACCGATGTGCCATTCCCGAAGTCTTTCCCAAGCCTGTGCAAGAAGATTTTGGCCCGACTGTTTCGAGTATTTGTGCATGTGTACATCCATCACTTTGATCGAATCGTCAGTATTGGAGCG GAAGCTCACGTCAACACGTGTTACAAGCATTTTTACTACTTTATCCAAGAATTCGATCTGATGTCCGGGAAGGAGCTCGAACCGCTGGCCGTGATGACCGCGCAGATGTGCAAAGATTAG
- the LOC6042129 gene encoding protein cornichon, with the protein MAFNFAAFSYIAALIIDAFLIFFSIFHVIAFDELKTDYKNPIDQCNSLNPLVLPEYALHVLFNLLFLFAGEWFSLAINIPLIAYHIWRYKNRPVMSGPGLYDPTSIMNADVLAKCQREGWIKLAVYLLSFFYYLYGMIYSLIST; encoded by the exons ATGGCGTTCAACTTTGCGGCCTTCAGCTACATTGCGGCCCTGATTATCGATGCATTTCTCATCTTTTTCTCGATATTCCACGTGATTGCGTTCGACGAGCTGAAGACGGACTACAAAAATCCGATCGATCAGTGCAACTCGCTCAATCCG TTGGTGCTGCCCGAGTATGCGCTGCACGTGCTGTTTAACCTGCTGTTCCTGTTCGCCGGAGAGTGGTTCTCGCTGGCCATCAACATTCCACTGATTGCGTACCACATATGGAG ATACAAAAACCGCCCAGTCATGTCCGGCCCGGGCCTGTACGATCCGACTAGCATCATGAACGCCGACGTGCTCGCCAAGTGCCAGCGCGAGGGATGGATCAAGCTGGCCGTCTATCTGCTGTCGTTCTTCTACTACTTGTATGG TATGATCTACTCACTCATATCGACGTAA